In Rhodothermus bifroesti, a single genomic region encodes these proteins:
- the ruvX gene encoding Holliday junction resolvase RuvX, whose product MLHPTPPRIVAVDYGRKRVGLAVSDPLRLFAQPYGTYPPEEALRVLQALHDREGIATLVIGWPLTAQGTEGEATAEVARFIRRLERLLPDVPIVRWDERYTSELARVRLREVGSSGKKRRDRGRIDQMAAALLLQEYLARQEPNAPLAE is encoded by the coding sequence ATGCTGCACCCAACGCCCCCACGAATTGTAGCGGTTGACTATGGCCGTAAGCGGGTTGGATTGGCTGTGTCGGATCCGCTGCGTCTGTTTGCTCAGCCCTATGGTACCTATCCGCCAGAAGAGGCATTGCGGGTGCTTCAAGCGCTGCATGACCGTGAAGGCATTGCTACGCTGGTTATCGGTTGGCCACTAACGGCTCAAGGAACGGAGGGCGAAGCTACCGCGGAAGTGGCTCGATTTATTCGGCGTCTTGAACGCCTGCTGCCGGACGTGCCTATTGTGCGCTGGGATGAGCGTTACACCTCAGAACTAGCTCGTGTGCGTTTGCGCGAAGTAGGCAGCTCCGGTAAAAAGCGCCGCGATCGGGGGCGCATCGACCAGATGGCTGCTGCGCTGCTTTTGCAAGAGTATCTGGCTCGGCAGGAACCCAACGCGCCTTTGGCCGAATAA
- a CDS encoding HU family DNA-binding protein gives MTQRMPTLTKKDVARRVAQLMGEPIYKCEPWVNTVIEAVAQLLEEADPEVRIELRDFGVFEVKKTRAKPKARNPKTNETVFIPSRRKTHFKPSKRLKQVLQRPLVELNYEIPEGSADKLLASQAAEKNGARR, from the coding sequence ATGACACAACGCATGCCGACATTGACCAAGAAAGATGTTGCGCGTCGGGTCGCTCAGCTGATGGGAGAGCCCATCTATAAGTGCGAGCCGTGGGTAAATACCGTCATTGAAGCTGTAGCGCAGTTGCTGGAAGAGGCTGATCCAGAAGTGCGCATTGAACTGCGGGACTTTGGGGTGTTTGAGGTCAAAAAGACCCGTGCCAAGCCGAAAGCACGGAATCCCAAAACAAACGAGACCGTCTTTATTCCTAGCCGGCGTAAGACGCACTTTAAGCCAAGCAAACGCCTAAAGCAGGTACTTCAGCGGCCGCTGGTAGAGCTCAACTACGAGATCCCAGAAGGTAGTGCCGATAAGTTGTTGGCAAGCCAAGCGGCCGAAAAAAACGGCGCGCGTCGCTAG
- a CDS encoding RelA/SpoT family protein has protein sequence MIQTSTVLKGADLNIPPEYQERLEALLETCRAHLPRVDEDLIRRAFRVSFWAHRDHRRITGEPYILHPLAVAQIVAEDISFDDVSVAAALLHDVVEDSDLSLEFIREEFGETMGTIIDGLTKIQGVFASRELGQAENVRKLMLSMAEDIRVILVKFADRLHNMRTIEVLPPPKRLKIATETLELFAPLAHRFGLFKLKSELEDLALKVLQPEEYYAIVRGLNESKREREAYIQRFIEPLKQRLQEAGLEFDIYGRPKNIYSIYRKMKRQNKPLEEIYDLFAIRIVLKTTGRKGKEDCWRAYSIVTDLYKPLPERFRDFISVPKSNGYQSLHTTVLGPEGRKVEVQIRTQEMHEVAERGVAAHWRYKEGIEEVDPKMDQWLRWVQEILENPKPDQATEFVNEFRLNLYDEEIYVFTPKGDVLSLPQGATPVDFAFRVHTEVGLHCIGAKVNGKLVPLSYKLKSGDQVEIITSKKQTPNPDWMKFVVTQKARSHIRHWINEQRRKAIELGKELWEKKIKRLGLEVDERQLQRAAHRLKFPSLQQLFYELGTGLFEADELVKVLRSGESTAEDSTVQEPALRLQYESFLDTAKEAGQPALKIDGELHTDIVTSYASCCNPIPGDEVFGYVSRSGAIKIHRVNCKNAPYLLLHHADRIVPVEWSRQKDVQFLAALRVMGEDRVGIVSDITTVISKSLKTNIRSITVDSEDGVFEGTIVLYVSDLEHLRRLIERIKRIEGIYGVYRFEE, from the coding sequence ATGATTCAAACGTCGACCGTCCTAAAGGGGGCTGACCTGAATATCCCGCCGGAGTATCAGGAACGCCTAGAAGCCCTACTAGAAACTTGCCGGGCCCATCTTCCCCGCGTTGATGAAGACCTGATTCGCCGGGCTTTTCGCGTGAGCTTCTGGGCACACCGAGATCACCGACGCATTACAGGCGAACCTTATATTCTCCATCCCCTTGCCGTTGCGCAGATTGTTGCAGAAGACATCAGCTTTGATGACGTCAGCGTTGCGGCAGCACTGCTGCACGACGTTGTGGAAGACTCCGACCTCTCGCTGGAATTCATCCGCGAGGAGTTCGGCGAAACCATGGGGACTATCATCGACGGATTGACCAAGATCCAGGGTGTTTTTGCCTCACGCGAGCTTGGCCAGGCCGAAAACGTCCGCAAATTGATGCTTTCTATGGCCGAAGACATTCGCGTAATTCTGGTCAAGTTCGCCGACCGGCTTCACAATATGCGCACCATTGAAGTGCTGCCACCACCTAAACGCTTAAAGATTGCCACGGAGACCTTAGAGCTGTTTGCTCCCCTGGCCCATCGCTTTGGCCTTTTTAAGCTCAAAAGTGAGCTAGAAGACCTCGCGCTCAAGGTGCTTCAGCCTGAAGAGTATTATGCTATTGTACGCGGCTTAAACGAATCAAAGCGCGAGCGGGAAGCCTATATTCAGCGCTTTATTGAGCCACTCAAGCAGCGCCTACAAGAGGCTGGGCTGGAGTTTGACATTTACGGCCGGCCCAAGAATATCTACTCGATCTACCGTAAAATGAAGCGGCAAAACAAGCCGCTTGAGGAAATCTACGATTTGTTTGCCATCCGCATCGTACTCAAAACGACAGGCCGAAAAGGTAAAGAAGACTGCTGGCGGGCTTATTCGATCGTAACCGACCTGTACAAACCCCTTCCGGAACGGTTTCGCGACTTTATCTCGGTCCCCAAGTCTAACGGCTACCAGAGCTTGCATACCACCGTGCTGGGGCCAGAAGGTCGCAAGGTAGAGGTGCAGATCCGCACGCAAGAAATGCACGAAGTCGCCGAACGCGGCGTGGCCGCGCACTGGCGCTACAAGGAAGGGATCGAAGAAGTTGATCCTAAAATGGACCAATGGCTGCGCTGGGTGCAGGAGATCCTTGAAAACCCTAAACCAGATCAGGCTACCGAGTTTGTTAATGAATTTCGATTGAACCTGTACGATGAGGAGATTTACGTCTTTACTCCTAAAGGCGATGTGCTCAGCCTTCCTCAAGGAGCTACGCCGGTCGATTTTGCCTTTCGGGTGCACACAGAAGTAGGGTTGCACTGCATTGGGGCCAAGGTCAATGGCAAACTGGTGCCGCTGTCCTACAAGCTCAAAAGCGGGGACCAAGTGGAAATTATCACCTCGAAAAAACAGACGCCCAATCCCGATTGGATGAAGTTTGTCGTTACCCAAAAGGCGCGCAGCCATATTCGCCACTGGATCAACGAACAGCGCCGCAAGGCGATCGAATTGGGCAAGGAACTCTGGGAGAAGAAAATCAAACGGCTTGGCTTAGAGGTTGACGAGCGGCAACTGCAGCGTGCTGCTCACCGGCTCAAGTTCCCCTCGCTGCAACAGTTGTTCTATGAGTTGGGCACTGGTCTGTTTGAGGCAGATGAGCTGGTCAAGGTGTTGCGCTCTGGAGAATCCACTGCTGAGGATAGCACGGTTCAAGAGCCTGCTTTGCGCCTGCAGTATGAAAGCTTTCTAGATACCGCCAAGGAGGCTGGGCAGCCTGCCCTGAAAATCGACGGAGAGCTGCATACCGATATCGTTACGTCGTATGCTTCTTGCTGCAATCCTATCCCGGGAGATGAGGTCTTTGGTTACGTCAGCCGCAGTGGGGCTATCAAGATTCATCGCGTAAACTGCAAAAATGCCCCCTACCTGCTTTTGCATCACGCAGACCGCATTGTGCCTGTAGAGTGGAGCCGGCAGAAGGACGTGCAGTTTTTGGCTGCGCTGCGCGTCATGGGTGAAGATCGGGTGGGTATTGTCAGCGATATCACCACCGTGATTTCTAAAAGCCTAAAAACCAACATTCGCTCGATTACGGTGGATTCCGAAGATGGGGTATTTGAAGGAACGATTGTGCTCTACGTCAGCGACCTAGAGCATTTGCGCCGTCTCATTGAACGGATTAAGCGTATCGAGGGCATCTATGGGGTTTACCGATTCGAAGAATAG
- the rplQ gene encoding 50S ribosomal protein L17: MRHHKKGFKLGRTYGHRRATLAALSCALIRHKRIRTTLAKAKALRQFIEPLITRAKEDTTHNRREVFRYLQDKEAVKELFGEIAEKVGDRPGGYTRVVRVGYRPGDGAEMAIIELVDYNDLKPADARKARKRTRRGRGRSQRVTQAEPATAASETADKSAAQTPQEDEPDKKDEA; the protein is encoded by the coding sequence ATGAGACATCATAAGAAAGGATTTAAACTAGGGCGGACCTACGGGCACCGACGGGCGACGTTGGCGGCCCTTTCTTGCGCCTTGATTCGTCACAAGCGCATCCGTACCACGCTGGCCAAGGCCAAAGCCTTACGCCAGTTTATAGAGCCGCTCATTACGCGGGCCAAGGAAGATACCACGCACAACCGCCGAGAAGTCTTCCGCTACTTGCAGGATAAGGAAGCCGTTAAAGAACTCTTTGGCGAGATTGCCGAGAAAGTGGGCGATCGGCCAGGCGGCTACACAAGGGTGGTACGCGTCGGATACCGTCCAGGCGACGGAGCTGAAATGGCCATTATCGAACTGGTCGACTACAATGACCTTAAGCCTGCCGATGCGCGCAAAGCACGCAAGCGCACGCGTCGCGGGCGCGGTCGTAGCCAGCGCGTCACGCAAGCGGAACCCGCAACAGCGGCTTCGGAAACTGCTGATAAATCTGCGGCACAGACGCCCCAAGAAGACGAACCTGATAAAAAAGACGAGGCCTAA
- a CDS encoding DNA-directed RNA polymerase subunit alpha yields the protein MSNYMVQLPEGVRVEEASETFGRFVIQPLERGYGVTIGNALRRVLLSSLPGVAITAVKIDGVQHEFSTIPGVTEDVSEIILNLKGVRFKAKESIDANIRLSLKGPGTWTARDIGEATSHYEVLNPDHYIATLAENAQLNVELRMGRGRGYVPAEENKLPEDPIGVIAIDAIFTPIKNVRYTIKPTRVGQKIEYERLELEITTDGSISPEDALVQAATILRDHINLFIKMESEPQPEVVKKEVDAEVQRIRELLSQPVDELDLSVRAHNCLKAANIRTIGDLVRRQESEMLKFRNFGRKSLQELIQVLEERGLHFGMDVDKYLEEAKS from the coding sequence ATGAGCAACTACATGGTTCAACTGCCCGAAGGTGTACGGGTGGAAGAGGCAAGCGAAACGTTCGGGCGTTTTGTGATTCAGCCGCTTGAGCGGGGTTACGGTGTTACGATCGGCAATGCCCTGCGGCGCGTGCTGCTTTCTTCATTGCCGGGAGTGGCCATCACAGCGGTGAAAATCGATGGGGTGCAGCACGAGTTTTCGACCATTCCGGGCGTTACCGAGGACGTCTCTGAGATCATCCTGAACCTCAAAGGCGTCCGCTTCAAGGCGAAAGAAAGCATCGACGCCAACATTCGGCTTTCGCTTAAAGGTCCAGGCACGTGGACGGCGCGCGACATCGGCGAAGCCACCAGCCATTACGAAGTACTCAATCCAGATCATTATATTGCCACCCTGGCAGAGAATGCCCAGCTCAATGTCGAGCTGCGTATGGGGCGCGGTCGCGGCTATGTTCCGGCCGAGGAAAACAAGCTACCGGAGGATCCGATTGGCGTTATTGCCATCGACGCGATCTTTACACCGATCAAAAACGTGCGCTACACGATCAAACCTACCCGTGTAGGCCAGAAGATCGAATACGAACGGCTGGAGCTGGAAATCACCACCGATGGCTCCATCTCTCCAGAAGATGCGCTCGTGCAGGCCGCTACCATCCTGCGCGACCACATCAATCTCTTCATTAAAATGGAGAGCGAGCCGCAGCCTGAAGTGGTCAAAAAAGAAGTCGACGCCGAAGTGCAGCGCATTCGGGAGCTGCTTTCGCAGCCAGTTGACGAGCTTGACCTTTCGGTGCGTGCACACAACTGCCTTAAGGCGGCCAACATTCGCACGATCGGCGACCTGGTGCGGCGGCAAGAATCGGAAATGCTCAAGTTCCGGAACTTCGGCCGTAAGTCGCTCCAAGAGCTCATTCAGGTCCTCGAAGAGCGTGGCCTGCACTTTGGCATGGACGTGGACAAATATCTGGAAGAAGCGAAGAGCTAA
- the rpsD gene encoding 30S ribosomal protein S4: MARYRGPKQKVARRFGEPIFGPSKALERKPYPPGQHGRTRRTKDSEYAVQLKEKQKVKHIYGLLERQFRNLFEKATRKKGVTGETLLKMLEARLDNTVYRMGFARTRRQARQLVVHRHILVNGQVVNVPSYQLRPGDVVAVRPKSRQLAVIQENLRRLRRNFPWLEIDRKEMQGKFLDYPNREDIPENIREHLIVELYSK, from the coding sequence ATGGCCCGTTATCGCGGTCCCAAACAGAAAGTGGCCCGCCGTTTTGGCGAGCCAATCTTTGGGCCTAGTAAAGCCTTAGAGCGTAAGCCATATCCCCCGGGACAACATGGGCGCACCCGGCGCACTAAGGACAGCGAGTATGCCGTCCAGCTAAAAGAAAAGCAAAAGGTCAAACATATTTACGGCCTGCTGGAGCGGCAATTCCGCAACCTTTTTGAAAAGGCGACGCGCAAAAAGGGCGTTACAGGCGAAACGCTGCTCAAAATGCTGGAAGCGCGTCTGGACAATACGGTCTACCGCATGGGATTTGCCCGGACGCGCCGCCAGGCGCGACAGCTTGTCGTGCATCGCCACATTCTGGTTAATGGCCAAGTGGTGAATGTGCCTTCCTACCAGCTTCGGCCGGGCGATGTGGTGGCTGTGCGTCCCAAGAGCCGGCAACTCGCCGTGATTCAAGAAAACCTTAGGCGTTTGCGCCGGAACTTCCCTTGGCTTGAGATCGATCGTAAGGAAATGCAGGGGAAGTTTCTGGACTACCCCAACCGGGAAGACATACCTGAAAACATTCGTGAACATCTAATCGTCGAGCTCTACTCCAAGTAG
- the rpsK gene encoding 30S ribosomal protein S11, with protein MAKKQRTSTRKKNVIVEQNGQAHIQSTFNNTIVTITDQYGNTIAWSSGGKEGFKGSRKGTPFAAQMAATSAAKEAYDLGLRRVDVFVKGPGSGRESAIRALAAAGLELLTIRDVTPVPHNGCRPPKRRRV; from the coding sequence ATGGCCAAAAAACAGCGAACATCGACGCGTAAGAAAAACGTCATTGTTGAACAGAACGGGCAGGCGCACATTCAGTCGACGTTTAACAATACGATTGTCACGATCACGGATCAATACGGCAACACCATTGCCTGGTCCAGTGGCGGTAAAGAAGGTTTTAAGGGGAGTCGCAAAGGCACACCGTTTGCCGCCCAGATGGCCGCAACTTCTGCCGCTAAGGAAGCCTACGATTTGGGCCTGCGGCGTGTGGATGTGTTTGTTAAAGGCCCTGGTTCTGGCCGGGAGTCGGCGATTCGTGCGCTTGCCGCAGCAGGGTTGGAGTTGCTCACGATCCGTGATGTTACCCCTGTGCCGCACAACGGCTGCCGGCCGCCCAAACGTCGCCGTGTGTAA
- the rpsM gene encoding 30S ribosomal protein S13 — MPRIAGVDIPLHKRGEIALTAIYGIGKARAREILGRVGVDPNTRPKDWTEEQTREIRRLIEQEYVVEGQLRAEVQMNIKRLMDIGCYRGIRHRLGLPVRGQRTRTNARTRKGPRKTVAGKKKAPKK, encoded by the coding sequence ATGCCACGTATCGCAGGTGTTGACATTCCCCTGCATAAACGGGGAGAAATTGCGCTGACGGCGATCTACGGGATCGGAAAAGCGCGGGCGCGAGAGATTCTCGGCCGCGTAGGGGTAGATCCCAACACACGTCCCAAAGATTGGACGGAAGAGCAGACGCGGGAGATTCGGCGTTTGATTGAACAGGAATATGTCGTCGAAGGGCAGCTTCGAGCCGAAGTGCAGATGAACATTAAGCGGCTGATGGATATCGGCTGCTACCGCGGCATTCGACATCGGTTGGGGTTGCCTGTGCGTGGGCAGCGCACGCGCACCAATGCCCGCACACGGAAAGGGCCGCGCAAAACCGTGGCCGGGAAGAAGAAGGCTCCGAAGAAGTAA
- the ykgO gene encoding type B 50S ribosomal protein L36, giving the protein MKVRASVKKRSADDKIVRRKGRIYVINKKNPRHKQRQG; this is encoded by the coding sequence ATGAAAGTACGTGCCAGCGTAAAAAAGCGTAGTGCCGACGACAAGATTGTGCGGCGTAAGGGACGGATTTATGTGATCAACAAGAAAAACCCGCGCCATAAGCAACGGCAAGGGTGA
- the infA gene encoding translation initiation factor IF-1, producing MAKQKAITQDGEVLEALPNAQFRVRLDNGHEILGVLSGKMRMHYIKILPGDRVKVELSPYDLTRGRIIYRYK from the coding sequence ATGGCGAAACAGAAAGCCATTACACAGGACGGTGAAGTTCTTGAAGCACTGCCCAATGCCCAGTTTCGGGTGCGCCTAGATAACGGCCACGAAATTCTGGGCGTGCTTTCAGGCAAAATGCGCATGCATTATATCAAAATTTTGCCTGGAGATCGCGTGAAGGTTGAACTTTCGCCCTACGATCTAACCCGAGGGCGCATTATATACCGTTATAAATAA
- the map gene encoding type I methionyl aminopeptidase, whose amino-acid sequence MIHIKTEKEIDILRACADLVGRTLAAVARYIRPGVTTAELDAIAEDFIRTQGAEPAFKGYRVGRLVYPATLCVSVNDQVVHGIPGDYRLKPGDLVSVDCGVRYRGYYGDSAYTFGVGELDAENIRLCRVTYEALYKGIAQAVAGQRVGDISHAIQRHCEAAGYGVVRALVGHGIGRNLHEDPQVPNVGRPGTGRRLRVGMTLCLEPMVNRGTYEVRVGEDGWTVYTADGQPSAHYEHMIVVRAGKPEVLTTFAYIEDVVEAPYNLQPSLHGETESHYTGR is encoded by the coding sequence ATGATTCATATCAAAACCGAAAAAGAAATTGATATCCTTCGTGCCTGCGCCGATTTGGTGGGGCGAACGCTGGCCGCAGTAGCGCGCTACATCCGGCCAGGGGTTACAACCGCAGAGCTGGACGCGATCGCCGAAGATTTTATTCGCACCCAGGGAGCAGAACCTGCATTTAAGGGCTATCGGGTAGGCCGGTTGGTCTATCCAGCCACGTTGTGCGTGTCGGTGAACGATCAGGTAGTGCATGGCATTCCCGGCGATTACCGTTTAAAGCCAGGTGACTTGGTATCGGTCGATTGTGGCGTGCGCTATCGAGGGTACTATGGCGATAGTGCCTATACGTTTGGGGTAGGGGAGCTGGACGCAGAGAACATCCGCCTTTGTCGCGTTACCTATGAGGCGTTGTACAAAGGGATTGCGCAAGCGGTAGCGGGACAGCGTGTAGGCGACATCAGCCATGCTATTCAGCGGCACTGTGAGGCCGCGGGCTACGGTGTGGTACGTGCCTTGGTGGGTCATGGCATTGGCCGTAACCTACACGAAGATCCCCAAGTGCCTAACGTAGGGCGTCCAGGCACCGGTCGTCGGCTTCGTGTGGGGATGACCTTGTGCCTGGAACCTATGGTGAATCGGGGGACGTATGAGGTGCGTGTTGGCGAAGACGGATGGACGGTTTACACAGCTGATGGCCAGCCTTCGGCCCATTACGAACACATGATCGTTGTACGTGCTGGTAAACCTGAGGTGTTAACGACCTTCGCCTATATCGAAGACGTCGTTGAAGCTCCCTATAACCTGCAACCCTCCCTACATGGCGAAACAGAAAGCCATTACACAGGACGGTGA